In Colletotrichum higginsianum IMI 349063 chromosome 3, whole genome shotgun sequence, a genomic segment contains:
- a CDS encoding C6 finger domain-containing protein, whose translation MATVFQVTVHVHPRDVARFLEAAEPTIEKMKRESELMYFEMYQIHDSPGTITWIEKWSEPVDWILKHQMTKEYYNAYFDATEPFYVKPRELKILSSLGPRYSYQK comes from the exons ATGGCGACGGTCTTTCAGGTCACTGTTCACGTCCATCCCCGGGATGTTGCTAGATTCTTGGAGGCGGCCGAGCCAACcatcgagaagatgaagagggaGTCTGAGCTGATGTACTTCGAGATGTATCAAATTCATGACTCTCCGGGCACGATCACGTGGATTGAGAAATG GTCCGAACCTGTAGATTGGATCCTGAAA CACCAAATGACCAAGGAGTATTACAACGCCTATTTTGACGCGACAGAGCCCTTCTACGTAAAGCCGCGCGAACTGAAGATTTTGAGTTCTTTGGGACCGCGGTACTCATACCAGAAGTGA